In Rhodococcus sp. OK302, one genomic interval encodes:
- a CDS encoding DUF6474 family protein, whose amino-acid sequence MGLFKKRKSRATRKAEAKALKHKAEVEAKLNAKSQRKRDKVETKSIKKLEKTEIDSTHKIEKAQLATLKAQEKAAANQGLTVAKVRKYLGVARLLAPVLLPIVYRAATTIRGQLDTARAQKMGIAVDQLGDYTGHGAKLSARIAGAESSVTEILSHKPNDAETQRFAAAIRERLSDLSTAVRASEQMPQARRKAAHHAIATELDGVEADLLARLGVR is encoded by the coding sequence ATGGGGTTGTTCAAGAAGCGGAAGTCTCGTGCCACCCGCAAGGCAGAGGCGAAGGCTCTCAAGCACAAGGCTGAGGTCGAGGCAAAACTCAACGCCAAGAGCCAGCGCAAGCGCGATAAGGTCGAGACCAAGTCGATCAAAAAGCTGGAAAAGACCGAAATCGACTCGACGCACAAGATCGAGAAAGCCCAGCTCGCAACACTGAAAGCCCAGGAAAAGGCTGCCGCGAACCAGGGCCTGACCGTCGCCAAGGTCCGTAAGTACCTCGGTGTCGCTCGCCTCTTGGCACCAGTTCTGCTGCCGATCGTTTATCGAGCGGCAACCACCATTCGTGGCCAGTTGGACACTGCTCGAGCTCAGAAGATGGGCATTGCCGTCGACCAATTGGGCGATTACACCGGGCACGGTGCCAAACTCAGCGCCCGGATCGCGGGAGCCGAAAGTTCGGTCACCGAAATCCTGAGCCACAAGCCGAACGATGCCGAGACACAGCGTTTTGCCGCGGCAATCCGTGAGCGTCTGAGCGATCTGAGCACCGCAGTTCGGGCATCCGAGCAGATGCCGCAGGCACGACGCAAGGCTGCGCACCACGCCATCGCTACCGAACTCGACGGCGTCGAAGCAGATCTGCTTGCGCGCCTCGGCGTGCGCTAG
- a CDS encoding acyl-CoA synthetase: MQGIGDWAVRRAQLSGNKTAFVYAGKSWTYREFNERTDRLANHLRDGIGIRAGDRIAAVVATSVECLEILFASAKIGAIFTPINVRLTAPEIGYVLSDLGAQTLFVHPMFPQVSDALTQPGVRIRDVITVGDEYETLLADSSPEPVHPQAKRHDVAVIMYTSGTTGHPKGAMLTHENLRANAAAVTASFGLRERDVTITALPMFHIGGLGLHTLPFIYVGGTNVILPAFDPVKVLDLVQSERATQLLLVPTMWQAIMSIPNLAEYDLSSLDSALTSGAPAPMAVLEYFAELGIPFQEGFGMTECAPSVALLPAESIREKAGSIGRALFGIETRLVDEHDHDVPVGTVGELLVRGDNVFVGYWMRPAETDEVMRGGWYHTGDMGRVDEDGFITLVDRKKDMLISGGENVYSREVELVIASMPQVRDVAVVAAPHEKWGETPVAFVVLVDNAELSEADVIEFGRERLATFKIPTRVEFLEALPTTATGKVRKNALRDLTVSAS; encoded by the coding sequence ATGCAGGGAATCGGTGACTGGGCAGTCCGTCGAGCTCAGTTGAGTGGCAACAAGACAGCGTTTGTCTATGCGGGAAAATCCTGGACGTATCGCGAATTCAACGAGCGCACAGACAGACTGGCCAATCATCTCCGTGACGGAATCGGGATCCGGGCCGGCGACCGGATCGCAGCCGTAGTCGCGACCTCGGTGGAATGCCTGGAGATTCTTTTTGCCAGCGCGAAGATCGGGGCCATCTTCACGCCGATCAATGTCCGCCTCACGGCACCCGAGATCGGTTATGTCCTCTCCGATCTCGGGGCACAGACGCTTTTCGTGCACCCGATGTTCCCGCAGGTTTCGGATGCGTTGACGCAACCGGGAGTACGCATTCGAGATGTGATCACAGTCGGTGACGAGTACGAAACCCTGCTGGCCGACTCGAGTCCGGAGCCGGTACATCCGCAGGCGAAGCGGCACGACGTCGCCGTGATCATGTACACGTCGGGCACGACAGGGCATCCCAAGGGCGCCATGCTCACTCACGAAAATTTACGTGCCAACGCCGCGGCAGTGACGGCGTCGTTCGGATTGCGCGAACGCGATGTCACCATCACGGCATTGCCGATGTTCCATATCGGCGGGCTGGGATTGCATACGTTGCCGTTCATCTACGTCGGCGGAACCAACGTGATCCTGCCGGCGTTCGATCCCGTCAAGGTCCTCGATCTGGTGCAGTCGGAACGTGCGACGCAACTGCTGTTGGTACCCACCATGTGGCAGGCGATCATGTCGATTCCGAATCTCGCGGAATACGATCTGTCCTCACTGGACTCGGCACTGACGTCCGGGGCGCCGGCGCCGATGGCGGTGCTGGAATACTTTGCCGAGCTGGGCATTCCCTTCCAGGAGGGCTTCGGAATGACGGAGTGCGCGCCGTCGGTGGCATTGCTCCCGGCCGAGTCGATTCGTGAGAAGGCCGGATCCATCGGTCGGGCACTGTTCGGTATCGAAACACGATTGGTCGACGAACATGACCACGACGTGCCGGTGGGAACTGTCGGAGAGTTGCTCGTACGCGGTGACAACGTGTTCGTCGGATACTGGATGCGTCCTGCGGAGACCGACGAGGTCATGCGCGGCGGTTGGTACCACACCGGCGACATGGGCCGCGTGGACGAGGACGGGTTCATCACGCTGGTCGATCGCAAGAAAGACATGCTGATCAGTGGAGGCGAGAACGTCTACTCCCGCGAGGTGGAGTTGGTGATCGCCTCGATGCCCCAGGTGCGCGACGTGGCTGTAGTTGCTGCGCCGCACGAGAAGTGGGGCGAGACACCGGTAGCTTTCGTGGTTCTCGTGGACAATGCGGAACTCAGTGAAGCCGACGTCATCGAATTCGGTCGAGAACGCCTGGCGACGTTCAAGATTCCCACCAGAGTCGAGTTCCTGGAGGCACTTCCGACGACAGCGACGGGCAAGGTACGCAAGAACGCGCTCCGAGATCTGACGGTCTCGGCTAGCTGA
- a CDS encoding CopD family protein, which translates to MTGTANRWWLLFAVPTALLGVLIAWGLATPAGPEASSTVRALAIGSGSVTLGIATLAWMGRGERRPAAPAATMWTQLTALAAVWFVAEIALLALGAAAADGTPITSLTVGNFGTFVSEVNVGRVGVAIIVCAFSVVCYGVYGFKNPETAPVAPALVVTALALAARPITGHMAQQSFGSILDAVHVLAAALWFGVLAALALAMPARGAWALWLPKYSELAWRCVLALVITGTVNAAVRLGSVTALYDTAYGRVVLAKIVAIALLVALGWWWRRTWVIASAAHRISADGSLRRAISEVAFMAIAFGLAAALATTA; encoded by the coding sequence ATGACCGGTACGGCAAACAGATGGTGGTTGCTGTTTGCCGTACCTACAGCTCTCCTGGGAGTGCTGATCGCCTGGGGGTTGGCAACTCCCGCCGGCCCCGAGGCGTCCAGCACCGTCCGCGCCCTCGCCATCGGTAGTGGTTCTGTGACACTGGGAATCGCGACCTTGGCGTGGATGGGACGCGGGGAGCGTCGACCCGCAGCACCCGCAGCCACCATGTGGACTCAACTCACCGCCCTTGCTGCAGTGTGGTTCGTTGCCGAAATCGCCCTCCTCGCATTGGGGGCCGCGGCCGCCGACGGAACGCCGATAACGTCGTTGACAGTCGGCAACTTCGGAACATTTGTCAGCGAAGTCAACGTCGGCCGCGTCGGTGTCGCCATCATCGTGTGCGCGTTTTCCGTCGTCTGCTACGGCGTCTACGGGTTCAAGAACCCTGAAACAGCGCCTGTGGCACCGGCATTGGTCGTCACGGCGCTCGCCCTCGCCGCCCGTCCCATCACCGGCCACATGGCGCAGCAGAGCTTCGGTTCCATCCTCGACGCCGTCCATGTGCTCGCGGCCGCACTGTGGTTCGGTGTCCTTGCCGCCCTCGCCCTGGCAATGCCCGCTCGCGGCGCCTGGGCACTCTGGTTGCCCAAATACTCCGAACTCGCCTGGCGATGCGTTCTCGCACTTGTCATCACGGGAACGGTCAACGCTGCCGTGCGCCTCGGATCTGTGACCGCCCTCTATGACACCGCGTACGGACGCGTCGTACTCGCCAAAATCGTTGCCATCGCCTTACTGGTCGCCTTGGGGTGGTGGTGGCGTCGAACGTGGGTGATCGCGAGTGCAGCTCACCGAATCAGCGCGGACGGATCCTTGCGCCGCGCGATCAGTGAAGTTGCCTTTATGGCAATCGCTTTCGGCCTTGCTGCGGCGCTGGCGACAACTGCCTGA
- a CDS encoding YcnI family copper-binding membrane protein: MKNTLISRALFTATATGGALLIAGGIASAHVSVVAPGATQGGYTVLTFRVPTESDAASTTKVTVALPDLKSARTEPMPGWTSVVEKDPTSLVAKSVTWTADPGVGVGPGQFQQFVLSAGPLPTQDEVEFKAVQTYSDGKVVNWDQEALADGSEPDKPTPTLTLAASTGDAHGANTATATESTTESANDNTARWLGGAGLVLGALGAALGLGALVRSKRS, translated from the coding sequence ATGAAGAACACCCTGATTTCGCGTGCACTTTTCACGGCAACAGCCACCGGCGGAGCCCTTCTCATCGCCGGCGGAATTGCGTCGGCGCACGTCAGCGTCGTAGCTCCCGGGGCGACGCAGGGCGGATACACCGTTCTGACCTTCCGCGTTCCCACCGAATCCGACGCCGCCTCCACCACCAAGGTGACGGTGGCACTGCCCGACCTGAAGTCGGCTCGCACCGAACCGATGCCCGGTTGGACATCCGTCGTCGAGAAGGATCCGACGTCGTTGGTCGCCAAGTCCGTGACCTGGACAGCAGATCCCGGCGTCGGAGTCGGACCCGGCCAGTTCCAGCAGTTCGTCCTTTCTGCCGGCCCTCTCCCGACGCAGGACGAGGTCGAGTTCAAGGCAGTGCAGACGTACAGCGACGGCAAGGTCGTCAACTGGGATCAGGAAGCTCTCGCCGACGGCAGTGAGCCCGACAAGCCGACACCGACGCTGACGTTGGCAGCTTCGACCGGCGACGCCCATGGGGCAAACACCGCAACTGCGACGGAATCTACGACAGAATCAGCGAACGACAACACAGCCCGCTGGCTCGGAGGAGCCGGACTGGTGCTCGGCGCCCTCGGCGCCGCACTCGGTCTGGGCGCACTGGTGAGGAGCAAGCGTTCATGA
- a CDS encoding M20/M25/M40 family metallo-hydrolase, translating to MPENSGPMTPLQIKSAAADLMPALKSELIELVRIPSVATDGYPAAPLFEAHDLIVSLLENAGVTQIDRLEIPGKTAPVIIATVPGPADAPTVLMYSHYDVVPAEDLELWDSPPFEPTERDDALYGRGTADSKANVIGMIGALRVFDGNPPVTVKFVIEGQEEFGSPFDNYPPEAPELFQSDAMVIADVGSVRPGSPTLTVALRGSAQVIVELTTLGADKHNGLYGGAAPDARLALIRALATLHDDNGDVAVDGLLREPWTGISYTDEEFRTLAEVRDGLPLLGTGGIGERIWSGPAITVTGIDAPPVDGAVNAVASTARAVINLRVHPRQPAVEAQAALVEHLQALRPFGLELDVKAGETGDGFAAAQGGPAFDAAMFALSESWGEEAGQMAGGGSIPIVMALDTAVPTAEKLLFGATDGYANIHGPNERVLLDELEKAVVAKALFFQEYARTFEGKK from the coding sequence ATGCCTGAAAACTCAGGGCCGATGACGCCTCTTCAGATCAAGAGTGCTGCCGCGGATTTGATGCCGGCACTCAAATCCGAATTGATCGAACTGGTACGGATACCGTCGGTCGCAACAGACGGCTACCCCGCAGCGCCGCTCTTCGAAGCTCACGATCTGATCGTCTCGCTCTTGGAGAATGCCGGTGTCACCCAGATCGACCGTCTGGAGATTCCCGGCAAGACGGCACCCGTCATCATTGCCACCGTTCCCGGCCCGGCAGACGCTCCGACAGTTCTCATGTACTCGCACTACGACGTCGTTCCCGCCGAAGATCTCGAACTCTGGGACTCACCTCCCTTCGAGCCGACAGAACGCGACGACGCCCTCTACGGCCGCGGAACGGCCGACTCCAAGGCGAACGTGATCGGCATGATCGGCGCGCTCCGCGTATTCGACGGAAACCCGCCCGTGACGGTGAAATTCGTCATCGAGGGTCAGGAAGAATTCGGTAGTCCCTTCGACAATTACCCGCCCGAAGCGCCGGAGCTTTTCCAGTCCGACGCCATGGTGATCGCAGACGTCGGCAGTGTTCGTCCCGGCTCCCCCACTTTGACGGTCGCGCTACGTGGCTCCGCTCAGGTGATCGTGGAACTGACAACGCTGGGCGCGGACAAGCACAACGGCCTCTACGGCGGCGCTGCTCCGGATGCGCGACTTGCTCTGATCCGTGCGCTCGCGACCCTGCACGACGACAACGGTGACGTGGCCGTCGACGGTCTACTGCGTGAGCCCTGGACCGGAATCAGTTACACCGACGAAGAATTCCGCACCCTCGCCGAGGTTCGCGACGGACTTCCCTTGCTGGGTACCGGCGGAATCGGTGAACGAATCTGGTCCGGGCCGGCAATCACCGTCACCGGTATCGACGCGCCTCCCGTCGACGGCGCGGTCAATGCCGTTGCCAGTACGGCTCGCGCAGTGATCAACCTTCGGGTGCACCCCCGTCAGCCGGCCGTAGAGGCTCAGGCCGCGCTGGTCGAACACTTGCAGGCGCTTCGCCCGTTCGGCCTCGAGTTGGACGTCAAGGCAGGCGAGACCGGCGACGGATTCGCTGCTGCCCAAGGTGGTCCGGCATTCGACGCCGCAATGTTCGCGCTATCCGAATCCTGGGGCGAAGAAGCCGGCCAGATGGCCGGCGGCGGGTCTATCCCCATCGTCATGGCTTTGGACACCGCTGTTCCTACCGCCGAAAAGCTGCTGTTCGGTGCCACAGACGGGTACGCGAACATCCACGGCCCCAACGAGCGGGTCCTTCTCGACGAACTCGAGAAGGCCGTCGTCGCAAAAGCACTGTTCTTCCAGGAGTACGCCCGCACATTCGAAGGGAAGAAATGA
- a CDS encoding copper resistance CopC family protein, translating to MSTRIKVITVGLLAMLASMIGVGTASAHSAVTSSNPENGTSIQVAPDNVSVSFNEALQAQFAALTVTGPGDSRDQWTKGDPSVEGATVSVDLGDLGPAGVYTIAYRVTSADGHPVQGTLNFTLTEAGPGTPTTPTAGGGESSSSSSSSNSIPVWAFIVAGVVVFGGALFFVLRKPKSS from the coding sequence ATGAGTACACGCATCAAGGTAATTACGGTCGGTCTACTCGCCATGCTCGCGTCGATGATCGGAGTGGGCACCGCCAGTGCACATTCCGCCGTCACCAGTTCCAACCCCGAGAACGGAACGTCGATCCAGGTCGCCCCGGACAACGTCTCCGTCAGCTTCAACGAGGCCTTGCAGGCGCAGTTCGCCGCGTTGACGGTCACCGGCCCCGGCGACAGTCGCGACCAGTGGACCAAGGGCGACCCCTCGGTGGAGGGTGCAACGGTAAGTGTGGATCTCGGGGATCTGGGACCCGCCGGTGTGTACACGATCGCGTATCGCGTGACCTCTGCCGACGGCCACCCGGTTCAGGGAACGTTGAACTTCACGCTCACCGAAGCCGGCCCGGGCACTCCCACCACTCCGACGGCGGGTGGCGGTGAGAGTTCGTCGTCATCCTCGTCGTCGAACAGCATTCCAGTGTGGGCCTTCATCGTCGCCGGTGTAGTCGTCTTCGGCGGCGCACTGTTCTTCGTGCTCCGCAAGCCCAAGTCGAGCTGA
- a CDS encoding YfcC family protein: MSTKTEEGAAQSPVKKKFEFPGAVTMLAIVTVLVWVAALFIPAGQFGVDADGSPIPGSFETVTSPLTFWERVQQLILSPVNGLYGVQDSLTGFVDTDNIGRLFGSVGVVLFIMALGAFISVSFATRSLETAVSQLATKLGDKGWLLITVIMVLFSLLGSTMGFSVETFGFYALLIPLMTALGYDRMVAATMIILGALVGNLASTVNPFSIGVASGEAGVSIGDGIVLRVILWIILTTVAVVFVLRYAAKVKKDPSASIVGFDVDEDDEEEPAEPVDVDGKLTGIQKLVLAITGLTFGLMIFSVIPWSSIFGATTGPAEYDAYHVTATEPYWFELNWWFPQLAMLFILAAVLVGIVAKMGEKKIVSLITRGAGDMVGPAIVILLARGVSVIMTNTETLDTILNAMESLVNGASAGVFAILVMIVNIPLAFLIPSSSGHATLAMPLLAPLGDFAGVSRSLVITAWQMGHGLMLMVAPTNVVVVGGLAMAKVGYDKFLRFVWPLLAINFVIVVVVIGAAAILE; encoded by the coding sequence ATGAGCACCAAGACCGAAGAAGGCGCCGCGCAGTCGCCGGTGAAGAAGAAATTCGAATTTCCCGGCGCCGTCACGATGCTGGCCATCGTCACGGTTCTGGTGTGGGTTGCCGCACTGTTCATTCCGGCCGGCCAATTCGGCGTCGACGCAGATGGATCACCGATTCCCGGTAGCTTCGAGACAGTCACGTCTCCGCTGACATTCTGGGAACGCGTCCAGCAGTTGATCCTCTCCCCGGTCAATGGTCTCTACGGAGTGCAGGATTCTCTCACCGGATTTGTAGACACCGACAACATCGGACGGCTCTTCGGCTCCGTCGGCGTCGTGCTTTTCATCATGGCGCTCGGCGCCTTCATCTCGGTCAGCTTCGCGACGCGAAGCCTGGAAACCGCTGTCTCGCAGCTTGCTACGAAGCTCGGCGACAAAGGCTGGCTGCTCATCACCGTCATCATGGTGCTGTTCTCGCTACTCGGATCGACCATGGGCTTCTCCGTCGAGACCTTCGGTTTCTACGCCCTTCTGATCCCCCTGATGACGGCACTCGGCTACGACCGCATGGTCGCCGCCACCATGATCATTCTCGGCGCTCTTGTAGGAAACTTGGCATCGACGGTCAACCCGTTCTCGATCGGTGTTGCTTCCGGCGAGGCCGGCGTGTCCATCGGTGACGGTATTGTTCTTCGCGTGATCCTGTGGATCATATTGACCACTGTTGCAGTGGTATTCGTGCTTCGGTACGCAGCTAAGGTCAAGAAGGATCCCAGTGCATCCATCGTCGGATTCGACGTCGACGAAGACGACGAGGAAGAGCCGGCCGAACCTGTCGACGTCGACGGCAAGCTCACCGGCATTCAGAAGCTGGTCCTCGCCATCACCGGCCTCACCTTCGGCCTGATGATCTTCTCGGTCATTCCGTGGTCGAGCATCTTCGGAGCCACCACCGGCCCCGCCGAGTACGACGCCTACCACGTCACCGCGACCGAGCCGTACTGGTTCGAATTGAACTGGTGGTTCCCGCAACTGGCGATGCTCTTCATTCTCGCCGCAGTTCTCGTGGGCATCGTCGCCAAAATGGGCGAGAAGAAGATCGTCTCACTGATCACCCGCGGCGCCGGCGACATGGTCGGACCGGCCATCGTCATCCTGCTCGCGCGTGGCGTCTCGGTCATCATGACCAACACCGAAACCCTCGATACCATCCTCAATGCGATGGAGAGTTTGGTGAACGGCGCGTCTGCCGGCGTTTTCGCGATTCTCGTGATGATCGTCAACATCCCGCTGGCATTCCTCATTCCGTCCAGCTCCGGCCATGCCACCCTCGCGATGCCGCTGCTGGCTCCCCTGGGTGACTTCGCCGGAGTCAGCCGGTCTCTGGTGATCACCGCCTGGCAGATGGGCCACGGCCTGATGCTGATGGTTGCGCCCACCAACGTCGTTGTCGTCGGCGGCCTCGCAATGGCCAAGGTCGGCTACGACAAGTTTCTACGCTTCGTGTGGCCGCTGTTGGCGATCAACTTCGTCATCGTTGTCGTCGTGATCGGTGCGGCAGCGATACTCGAATAG
- a CDS encoding acetyl-CoA carboxylase family protein yields MRLLIANRGEIALRIIRTAREFGIETVSVYAEDDAGSPHVDAATESYPLQGSGAAAYLDQDSLLEIATNSGVTHIHPGYGFLSENADFAQGCTDSGMVFVGPDAGVLRTFGDKASARATAAGSGIPVLPATAGGVNLDEVREFFARNPRGIMIKALAGGGGRGMRAVTDARSLDEAYRVCSAEALAGFGTEALFAEVLSERARHIEVQVVAAPGSGGTRALALGDRDCSVQRRHQKLIEIAPAQGLSDPLRERLHSAAARLCAAVGYRGIATVEFLLEERGFVFLEVNPRIQVEHTVTEEVTGVDLVAAQLMIADGMDFDDLDLPGGITWTEGDFEHHGALAKASGVAIQARVNLETMTRDGNALPASGTLDVFAPPSGPGVRVDTFGVPGLTPSVRYDSLLAKVIAHTRRSDFLAAVRKSIAALDDFAIDGVPTNIAFLRAILSDKDFRESLIDVDWLGSRLADLVPEIGAPGRVPSVDVGSDEVVVRAQMAGIVVELAAVGSGVHAGGQVVILEAMKMQHVLPAEGDLEVVRVLSSVGRSVSAGEPLLVVRSATAGAQLADIDMVDLDAVRPDLAEIIARHEVTLDAARPTAVAKRHKLGRRTARENVYDLVDDNSLVEYGALALAAQRSRRSEEDLIANTPADGLIGGVATIGGGESVVISYDYSVLAGTQGMRNHAKTDRLLEIAGRKRVPVVLFAEGGGGRPGDTDAGAGSGLELGTFRAMAALSGRVPLVAVVSGRCFAGNAALAGACDVLIATPDANIGMGGPAMVEGGGLGNFRPEDIGPVDVQRRNGVVHLVADDDAQAVALAKKYLGYFQGASAEWTAPDPRLSRHVVPENRLRSYDVRAAITSIADVGSVLELRRDYGRGIVTALIRVEGVAYGVLANSSEHLGGAIDAEASDKASDFLELLEAHRMPLVTLCDTPGFMVGPDSEEEATVRRFGKFFVAGARLTVPFGTVILRKGYGLGAMAMAGGSFQAPEFTVAWPTGEIGPMGLEGAVRLGFRKELESIEDPAARETLFGQFVELAYAQGKALMAATIFELDDVIDPADTRKWIRQLSPAPQQGRKRLP; encoded by the coding sequence ATGAGACTGCTGATCGCCAACCGAGGCGAGATTGCCCTGCGCATCATTCGCACTGCTCGTGAATTCGGCATCGAAACAGTGTCCGTGTATGCCGAAGACGATGCGGGTAGTCCGCATGTCGATGCCGCTACCGAGTCCTACCCCTTGCAGGGCAGTGGCGCGGCCGCCTACCTGGATCAGGATTCGTTGTTGGAGATTGCGACGAATTCCGGTGTTACGCACATTCATCCGGGGTACGGATTTCTGAGTGAGAATGCAGACTTCGCGCAGGGATGTACTGATTCAGGCATGGTTTTTGTCGGCCCGGACGCCGGCGTGCTCCGTACTTTCGGTGACAAGGCGAGCGCACGAGCGACCGCCGCCGGGTCCGGCATTCCGGTACTACCCGCAACCGCGGGCGGCGTAAACCTCGACGAGGTTCGAGAATTCTTTGCCCGCAACCCGCGTGGAATCATGATCAAAGCACTCGCCGGCGGCGGTGGCCGCGGCATGAGGGCGGTTACCGATGCCCGATCTCTGGACGAGGCCTACCGGGTCTGTTCTGCCGAAGCGCTGGCCGGGTTCGGCACCGAGGCGTTGTTCGCGGAAGTGCTCAGTGAACGTGCACGTCATATCGAGGTGCAGGTCGTAGCGGCGCCAGGCAGCGGGGGAACGCGTGCTCTGGCCTTGGGTGATCGAGATTGCAGTGTTCAGCGACGCCACCAAAAGTTGATAGAGATCGCTCCGGCACAAGGACTTTCGGACCCGCTGCGTGAGCGCCTGCATTCGGCGGCGGCGCGCTTGTGTGCCGCGGTCGGGTATCGCGGGATTGCCACCGTCGAGTTTCTGCTCGAAGAGCGCGGATTCGTTTTCCTCGAGGTCAACCCGCGAATTCAGGTAGAACACACGGTTACCGAAGAGGTTACGGGCGTCGATCTGGTAGCCGCGCAATTGATGATTGCGGACGGCATGGATTTCGACGATCTGGATCTTCCCGGTGGAATCACGTGGACAGAAGGAGATTTCGAGCATCACGGCGCGTTGGCAAAGGCGTCGGGAGTTGCGATTCAGGCGCGGGTCAACCTGGAAACCATGACGCGCGACGGCAATGCGCTGCCGGCGTCCGGGACGCTGGACGTGTTCGCTCCGCCCAGTGGGCCGGGGGTGCGGGTGGACACCTTCGGTGTGCCCGGGCTGACGCCGAGCGTCCGATACGATTCCCTGCTGGCGAAGGTAATCGCACATACCCGCCGATCGGATTTTCTTGCAGCAGTGCGTAAATCGATCGCAGCTCTGGATGATTTTGCTATCGACGGAGTTCCGACGAATATAGCGTTCCTGCGGGCGATACTGTCCGACAAGGATTTCCGTGAATCTCTGATCGACGTCGACTGGCTCGGCTCGCGCCTGGCGGACTTGGTTCCTGAAATTGGTGCGCCCGGCCGTGTGCCTAGTGTGGATGTCGGATCCGACGAAGTTGTGGTGAGAGCGCAGATGGCTGGCATCGTTGTCGAACTTGCTGCCGTCGGTAGCGGTGTGCACGCCGGCGGCCAGGTCGTGATACTCGAGGCGATGAAGATGCAACATGTGCTGCCGGCCGAAGGGGATCTCGAAGTGGTTCGGGTGCTCTCGTCAGTCGGAAGGTCGGTGAGTGCCGGCGAACCCCTGCTCGTCGTTCGCAGTGCGACCGCCGGCGCGCAACTGGCCGATATCGATATGGTTGACCTCGACGCTGTGCGCCCTGATCTTGCTGAAATCATTGCCCGCCATGAGGTTACGCTCGACGCAGCACGTCCCACGGCAGTGGCGAAGCGCCACAAGCTGGGGCGCAGAACTGCTCGCGAAAACGTCTACGATTTGGTCGACGACAACAGTTTGGTCGAGTACGGTGCACTGGCTCTGGCGGCCCAACGTAGTCGACGTAGTGAAGAAGATTTGATCGCCAACACTCCGGCTGACGGGTTGATCGGCGGCGTCGCGACCATCGGCGGCGGCGAGAGCGTCGTCATCTCCTACGACTACTCGGTTCTTGCCGGTACGCAAGGTATGCGCAATCATGCGAAGACCGATCGACTACTCGAAATTGCAGGCCGCAAGCGAGTTCCGGTGGTGCTCTTCGCGGAAGGCGGCGGCGGCCGCCCGGGTGATACGGATGCCGGAGCGGGTTCGGGACTCGAACTGGGTACGTTCCGTGCGATGGCGGCGCTGAGCGGCAGAGTGCCCCTGGTGGCCGTCGTATCGGGGCGTTGTTTTGCCGGCAACGCGGCACTGGCCGGCGCCTGTGACGTCCTGATCGCAACCCCCGACGCCAACATCGGGATGGGTGGACCGGCAATGGTCGAGGGCGGTGGTCTCGGAAACTTCCGCCCCGAGGACATCGGACCCGTCGACGTGCAACGACGTAACGGCGTCGTACATCTGGTAGCGGACGACGACGCTCAGGCCGTTGCCCTGGCCAAGAAGTATTTGGGTTACTTCCAGGGTGCATCGGCGGAGTGGACCGCTCCGGATCCGCGTCTGTCGCGGCATGTGGTGCCGGAGAACCGGTTACGTTCCTACGATGTGCGCGCCGCGATCACGTCGATCGCCGACGTCGGTTCGGTCTTGGAGTTGCGGCGCGACTACGGACGCGGGATTGTGACGGCGCTGATTCGCGTCGAAGGTGTCGCGTACGGAGTGCTGGCCAACAGTAGTGAGCATCTCGGCGGAGCTATCGACGCGGAGGCATCGGACAAGGCGTCGGACTTCCTGGAATTGTTGGAAGCCCATCGCATGCCGCTGGTGACCCTGTGCGATACACCGGGATTCATGGTGGGGCCTGATTCGGAGGAAGAGGCGACGGTTCGGAGATTCGGCAAGTTCTTCGTGGCGGGTGCGCGACTTACCGTGCCGTTCGGAACCGTCATCCTGCGTAAGGGATACGGGTTGGGCGCCATGGCGATGGCCGGCGGTTCGTTCCAGGCTCCGGAGTTCACGGTGGCCTGGCCGACCGGCGAGATCGGCCCCATGGGCTTGGAAGGCGCTGTGCGGTTGGGTTTCCGGAAGGAACTGGAGTCGATCGAAGACCCCGCTGCTCGGGAGACACTGTTCGGCCAGTTCGTGGAGTTGGCGTATGCGCAGGGTAAAGCTCTGATGGCGGCAACAATATTCGAGTTGGATGACGTCATCGATCCGGCAGACACCCGAAAGTGGATCAGGCAGTTGTCGCCAGCGCCGCAGCAAGGCCGAAAGCGATTGCCATAA